GTAGATAGTAGAATATCTTCTTATTCCTTTTTTATCTCCTAAAGCGTTTTTAAACGCCTCTCCTATAGCTATACCTATATCCTCCACACTATGATGGTCATCTACATATATGTCTCCTTTACAAATAACCTTTAAATCAAACTTGCCATGAAACGCCATTAAAGTAAGCATATGGTCTAAAAATCCAATTCCAGTATCTATTTCAGCTTTTCCAGTACCATCAATGTTTAGTTCTACTAAAATCTGTGTTTCAAGTGTATTTCTTTCTATCTTCCAAATTCTCATACTTAATTCTCCTTTTGAAAAATATCTTTTATAGCGTTTACAAACATAATATTTTCTTCTTTATCACCAATTGTAACTCTATAATAATTTTCTAGTTTTCCACTAAACTTTCTTATTAGTACTCCTCTATCAATAAGCTTTTGTGATAAATTTTCTATTTCAGAGTAAAATAATATAAAGTTTGCTTGTGATTCATACACTTTGATACCTATATCAATCATTTCTTTATATAATTTTGCTCTTTCTTTTTTTACTTCACTTATATAAGACTTAACTACTTCTTTATTTTTCAATGCTCTTGTAGCAATGAAATCTGACAATGAATTTAAGTTATATGGAGGTCTTACCTTCTCAACAGAGTTTATCAAACTACTATTAGATAACATATATCCTGTTCTTATCCCAGCCAATCCAAATGCCTTTGATAGTGTTCTAAGGACGATTAAGTTTTCATATTCAAAAACATTCTCTAACATGCTTTCTTCCCCAAAATCCATATATGCTTCGTCTAAAACTACTAAACTGTTAGTTGAGTTTAAAAGTTTTATTATCTCTTCTCTTTTAAGTATTGTCCCTGTTGGATTATTAGGATTACAAACAATTACTATCTTTGGATTACTTTCTTTTACTTTTTCAATTACATAATCTATATTTATAACTAAATTTTCATCACTCTCAACACCTATAAACTTTGAACCATTTATCTGACTGTATATAGAGTACATGCTAAAACTTGGAGAAAAACTTAATATTGTTTCATCTTTATCTACAAAAGTATGTATTATCAAATCAATTATTTCACTTGAGCCATTTCCTACTAAAAGATTTTTCTTACTCACTCCAGAAACATCTATGTAATTTATTATAGACTCTTTTAAATCACTATAAGAATCTTCAGGATATAAATTTAAATCTATATCACTATCTCCAAGTTCTTTAACAAGATATTTAAACAATTTTTTACTTCCTTCATTTGCATCAAGCTTTACCTTACAATTTACATGATTTGGTTCGTATCCCTTTAGCTCTCTTATACTTTCTTTTTCTCTCAATTTAAACCTCTCCTTGTCAATTTTAATTATATTTTAGTTATCAATTTCCTTAAACAAGCGAATTATATTTTGAATTTGTTCATACTTAAATCTATAACTAGCTCTATTTGATATAATCCTAGCACTTATATCACATATATTTTCTAATATTTCAAGACCATTTGCTTTAAGTGTATTGCCTGTTTCAACTATATCAACAATTACATCTGATAAACCTACTATTGGAGCTAGTTCAACAGAACCATTTAGTTTTATTATTTCAATTTTTTGACCTTTTTCTTTAAAATATTTTTTTGCTATGTTTGGATACTTCGTTGCTACTTTTAGATATTCATCCTTTCTATAGATGCTATCTCCCTTTAGCCCTGCTACTGCAAACTTACATTTTCCAAAACCTAAATCATA
This sequence is a window from Clostridioides difficile. Protein-coding genes within it:
- the hisC gene encoding histidinol-phosphate transaminase, whose protein sequence is MREKESIRELKGYEPNHVNCKVKLDANEGSKKLFKYLVKELGDSDIDLNLYPEDSYSDLKESIINYIDVSGVSKKNLLVGNGSSEIIDLIIHTFVDKDETILSFSPSFSMYSIYSQINGSKFIGVESDENLVINIDYVIEKVKESNPKIVIVCNPNNPTGTILKREEIIKLLNSTNSLVVLDEAYMDFGEESMLENVFEYENLIVLRTLSKAFGLAGIRTGYMLSNSSLINSVEKVRPPYNLNSLSDFIATRALKNKEVVKSYISEVKKERAKLYKEMIDIGIKVYESQANFILFYSEIENLSQKLIDRGVLIRKFSGKLENYYRVTIGDKEENIMFVNAIKDIFQKEN
- the hisG gene encoding ATP phosphoribosyltransferase, producing the protein MDYLTIALAKGRIEGESFKKFKKMGLGESIDTDTRKLIFKDEKNKIIYIHVKPSDVVTYVEKGVADLGIAGKDTILENETDVYEIYDLGFGKCKFAVAGLKGDSIYRKDEYLKVATKYPNIAKKYFKEKGQKIEIIKLNGSVELAPIVGLSDVIVDIVETGNTLKANGLEILENICDISARIISNRASYRFKYEQIQNIIRLFKEIDN